One stretch of Anolis carolinensis isolate JA03-04 chromosome 3, rAnoCar3.1.pri, whole genome shotgun sequence DNA includes these proteins:
- the LOC134297753 gene encoding uncharacterized protein LOC134297753 — protein sequence MFMFPTVKVPGDTTKSLVCSFRSGCGELTLSQEYGHHPAVAVRCNMQVEDEELLGAGGGRSERATPETDAEFHQLAALASSTAYAQPNGVTQRRGVVRGDSTGGEEGSPSPGPQKMVFLEERMSAMETTLAVMSRAMERLAVLAEPERGRELRASSMWDVSMGSSQGFADLPAPKGREMRKEPGARPKIQTSLTRVEESDDEGEKPPRIPATLPTETLVPLANAGRGTGQREAAAGPTGPQGGLRRAEDWGLPPQGPLPRREELRIEFGGESSELDFFLTTVRGYMEDNAHTFRTESSRVRAIGAVLKRGAASWYVQLHARRDPCLGSLRRFMGALETRFRDPLEQIRAREELKTVSQGQRSVSEYAEEFQCLAEKVPEWSAVTKIELFKEGLRREILSWAVHRDEPDTLRGWIQLAGRIETSLAQARRHRGGLQQRPQMKEGSRKEGSTPAGRRTEPTGNVSTSRRGCFVCGRLGHRAAECWQRKGEGGGPPKPRAVAGKRAEEEPPMRHHSGGLDEGEEDAMSEPCY from the exons atgttcatgtttcctacagtaaaagttcctggtgataccacaaagagtctcgtgtgttcattcaggagcggctgtggtgagctgacactaagccaagaatacggacaccatcccgctgtagcggtgaggtgtaacatgcaagtggaggatgaagagctcttgggcgccggaggaggaaggtcggaaagggccactcccgagacggacgctgagttccaccagctggcggccctggcgtcatccaccgcttatgcccagccaaatggggtaacccagaggcgcggagtggtgcggggagatagcaccggaggagaggaaggttcaccttccccaggcccgcaaaagatggtgtttctggaggagaggatgtcggcgatggagaccaccctggcagtgatgtcgagggcgatggagcgcctggcggttttggcggagccggagcgaggaagggaactccgggctagctcaatgtgggacgtgagcatgggaagcagccagggctttgcagacctcccagcaccgaagggaagggaaatgcgaaaggagcccggtgcccggcccaagatccaaacgagcctgacgcgggtggaggagagtgacgacgaaggggaaaagcctccgagaatcccggctacgctccctactgagaccctggtgcccctggcgaatgccgggcgtggcacaggacaaagggaagcagcagcggggcccactggcccgcaagggggcttgcgacgggcggaggattggggattgccaccacagggacccctaccgagacgagaggaactaaggatcgagtttgggggagagtcctctgaactggattttttcctgaccacggtgaggggctatatggaggacaatgcccacacttttagaacggaatccagccgggtacgggccattggtgcagtgttgaagaggggagcggccagctggtacgttcaactacatgcgcggcgcgacccatgtctggggtcactccgacgctttatgggggccctggagacccgtttccgagatccactggagcagatccgggcgagggaggagttgaagaccgtctcccaggggcagaggtcggtatctgagtatgcggaggagttccaatgcctcgctgaaaaggtgccggaatggtctgcagtgacaaagatagaactcttcaaagaggggctcaggcgggagatcctctcctgggcggtgcatcgtgatgagcctgacacactgcgcggatggattcagctggcggggcgcatcgagacatcgctggcccaggcgaggaggcaccgaggagggctacagcagcggccgcagatgaaagaggggagccggaaggagggatcaaccccagccgggaggagaacggagccgacagggaacgtgagcaccagcaggaggggctgcttcgtgtgcggccgtttgggccacagggctgccgagtgctggcagagaaaaggggaaggcggaggcccgcccaaaccaagagccgtggcagggaaacgcgccgaggaagaaccaccgatgaggcaccactcgggggggttg gacgaaggggaggaggacgccatgtcagaaccctgctactag